A window of Vidua macroura isolate BioBank_ID:100142 chromosome 4, ASM2450914v1, whole genome shotgun sequence genomic DNA:
AACAACAGAaatttgaaaatacataaaatattgaCTCCAAATGGACAAACTTAACAAATAATAATGAAGAAACTCTTTGTGGTTCAGATGTgtcaaacagattttaaaaacataaacacAGTTAAAGTTAACAGCACTAAAGCACTAAAGCTATAAAGGGTTAAGATAAAGTTATACAATCATGTCCCAGAGTATCAGCACTTATTCAATTCAGCTGGATTAGCACCTTGGCACTAGTTGCTGAATGGCTCCCAATTACTATTACATTACCAACACCAGGTGTCAAAGAtaccatttttttaaagcaatatgcaaaaggctttttttttttccgcccAGCAGTTCCTTAGATAAAACATACaataaacagagagaaaaaaaatgtacttgcTATATTTGAGTTTCTAACAATTAATTACTATGTTATCTGTACTGTAAGAAATTCTTAAGTATTGTTGGCAGCTGGAGTTGTGGAACAAGATGCAGTCTAGCTCTTCCTATGTAATTTCGGATACATAGTCGGCAGAGCTGACAAAGAGAAGATGGTGTGGCTGCAAACAATAAAGAAAGGAGTTCAATTGTACAATTATTAAAGCCAACACTTTGTTTTACAACAGTCTTGCACAATAATGGGATTTCtaaaaaaacaagggaaaaaacttCACATTTTGCAAATTTGACCTTTTTCTCCATTCCATTTCCTTCATTGCCTTTCTGCCCTCAAAGACTGGGGCTGCTTAAACCTTAATAATAGTTAGGGAAATACTAAAGAAAGCAAGACAAggtcagtgggtttttttggttgttttttttttttttttttttttgtttcttttttgtttgtttgtttttttttttaaataagaaccAGCTCCCAGAAAAATATCTGATGtcaataactttaaaaattggAGACTTGTTGTTTTGGGCTTATTCACAGCACAAGTTACAGACCTGCtacagcactgccagctgcacTACCAATGCATCACTGCAACAAAAATAAGCAGGAAAAATACCCCAAGATCCTGGACCATATTTAGTGGTCTTACTAGTTAATCATAATGTCTTTATCACTCTGCCTCCCACTCCTTCAAAATGCTATTTTCTTTGGACAATAAAGCTGTATCTTGTAATgccatgtaatttttttctttgctctaaCTTAAAGACACTACTAGTCTTGGTAAATTTGTGAAAAGATACAATTTTTAGTAGGATTTTATTAGTAGCATTCAGATTACAGGgtattttttggaagaaaacatgAATCAGTGTTACTTGTCAGTTCACCTCTAAAGAGATGCTCATGGTTATTGAAATAGTTTCATCCTCTTGTTGCTTATTTTTACATTATACATAGTTCAGTCTGAACAAGTCCAGTTCCCTTTGGAATATTCTCTCTCTCCAAAGCAGACAGACCTTTAAGAGGTTTGAGGAACTATAGACTCTTTCGTCTCCTGTTTCTCAGGTTTTTAAAACTTggtaaagaaaatttaaaaaattaaacttcttaTGCTTTTTGCTCACAATCATAATAATTTGCTTTATATGcacataaaatacacatttaaaaagaTTATGACAGCTAACCAAaatgaaatctatttttaaCCTGAAATTTAAATACTCTTTTTAACAAGATCtgtaaaaaacaataaaaatgtagCTTTAATGTCTACTTTAGTAAACACCCAATAAACATATGataataatttttcagcttGTATAAATTCTGATGCTGATTGGTCAATACGTTCTGGCCTGAGGCTAAATATTGCTGAGCATGTTTATAGTTAGAAAGGAAATTACTTGAATGCTCATATATTAATTTCATACAGCAGTGTTACCTTCTATAACATGGGTTGTTTGGACTGTTAAGTTAGGGGTTTTTCTaggtgggtttggtttttttaataatacaagTTGCAGTTTCAAATATAAACAGCTAAAACTTACCCTCGTGGAAGAGCAGCAGTCTTTCCACTAAACTGCTTGGGGCAGCTAAATCAACAGGCCTctcaaaatctgaatttttggCATTTATGTCTGCCCCAAATTCAAGGAGTAAGTTTACAATCTCTGTACTAGAATGCTGGGCAGCAGCATGGAGTGGAGTTTGCAAATGCTTTCCTTTCTGCACGTTGGCACCTGGTGGGTAGATGCACAAAAAGAGACGTAAGAAGAGATTAATTAAATTTGCCACTGAGTAAGAAAGACAAGgctacaaaacaaacaaaaaccagcactgccctggAATGCCACAGTGCATTTGGtcactttattattattttattgcataGAACTATAACTAATCTCATTagtgttttgtttgggttttgtttttttatcctAGGTTTTATTATCTAAGTACAACTAGACAAAAAGGTATCAGGTAACCAATCAGGTAACACGAGCATCACTGTTGCCTAATCATAAAAAGAACTTTTTGTACACATTTAAGAAAATTTGCATTACATAAAAAACATACTTTTCTtatttaagtattaaaaaaaatcactaaaccGAAGTTTTGTATGTATATTTTTGTGAGTACACCAACTCAAGAAAGAATCTTGAATACCTTATAATTTTTCACATGTTGAAGCTGGCAAAGGGTTTGAAATAGACTCCCATCCCATACAACCTTTATTTATTAATCTAtaaattagttttaattttaattaaggTGAGATACACAGTCTAGAAAGctaataggggaaaaaaaaaaacccaaaccattaaTTCTCCCAATCCATGGGTTCTAATTAGTACACTTTTATATTAATAGGTAatttttaacatgttttaaattaaaatggactaaaataattgtaataatacattcatattaaaaaaaaaaaaatccatacaaGAGTTAAACTAAACGAGCTAGTATGGAAGAATCTGCCTTACACAGGGAAGCTGTTGGTTCATCTTAAACCCAGCCTTCTTCAGACTTCTTACTGACCTTGTGAGACCAAAAATTGCCTTCTGTACCAACTTTACTCCCTGAATCAAaactttttgcattttaaatgtccATTTGAGTAAAATGATAATGTCACAGGCCTATAGCAATTGGTTCTGAAATCTGAATAATTTCCTGTTCTTAATATTAACAATTGGAGCATGCTTCTGCATTCTTTTGCTTATTTCATTGTCTATCTGCTTTTCAACTTCTAATACATTCTTACAAACtgataaaacatgaaaaaaaaaatttacataaGTAGTTACTTATATTCTCAATTTACATACCCTTTTTTACTTCAGGGCACCAACAAATGTAGAATATGCACTTCTGTTACTGTTTTTTGTGTATGGTAGTATTTGAATCCCAAAATACGCTAATTATACTTTTCCTATTCTTAACCATAAAAAATCGTGACATAGGATAATTAATCATCCAAGGAGATGGACTCAATGAGAAGCACTTTAACTGCTTGTTTAAGTTCTAAATATAGCATGCAATCAACTAAAAAAACTATTCTGGTGCAATGATAGCAAGGCTGAATTATTcatatatacattttaattCCTTGTTCTGCAGGATGCAAAAGCCCTGTATGTAAATACCTGAAACATAGAGAATTGTCTTTTAGCTATGCCAGTTGTGTCCCTGGACTTGTGCTGAAACAGAGCCAGCCTTCAACATCTCTTACCCAttgattaaataaataatctgaaatttaGGATCAGATGCCTTTTACCTTACCCCTTCCCTCTGCAACTCAGCCTCTATGCCTTGTGCAAAGATCAGAACTtgctgaaaaatgaaagcaagtgCTAAAATAGTTTGACTGAAATCTCAATGATTATTATATGAAATTTCTCAAAGCTCATTTTCTACCCTtgtttttcctacagaaaattAATATCTACAAAGCTGCTCTAGGTACTGAAAATTTTGAACATTCATTCTTACTGgtcttgcttcctttttttctcttctgcttacTATggcaccaaaaataaaaaaatagtaagtTATAAGAAATATGAATCAGCATAAACTTTGAAGTAGAACCCTGCAAGCAACGGTTCCAGTTCAGttggctgagcacagctgacTTCAAAGGCAAATACAATATGCTTATTTTAccaaccagaaatatttttatttaaatgatgaCATACCTGCATAAAGAAGCTTTCGAATGCAATGGATCTGCTGTGAAACACAAGCTACATACAGAGGTGTTCCTAAATGAGGAAGATCTTGGTCAACATCTATACCCCAGGATATCAGTACCTCCAGACATTCACTGTGACCTGTCAGTACAAAGCATGACAGTTTGCTCCACTTCAGTATGCTGTCTCATGGACAAAACCACACATATTTCTTAACCCTCTTACTGAGACATTGCTCAACTGCTTCATGTTTATTGAGGAGCTAATTTCTTACCTCTGCTGGCTGCTTCATGTGTTGGTGATGGCAGACAAGACTCCCACTGAGCTTTGGCACCATACTGTAACAGGAGCTCAGCACATGCAGCACTGCCTCTCGAACAGGCATTAAATAAAGGTGTCACTCCATCAATTGTTGTAGCATTTAcctagaaaatataaaagctattTACAAAAAGAATTGAAAGAAAGGTAgatttttaaacaggaaatagttagaaattgcattaaaaaaaaaaaaaaagtactagTTAAAATAACAAGTTAACTGACCAGTCCCGGTGAAACTGTCTTCCTCTTAACATGCTTCTCAGTTGGAATTAGTTTACTATTATTCTTGTTAAACTATGTTGGATAAATACACCTGGAATACTAAAGAGCATATATTGACATCTGGgcagtaaataattttcaaaagtcATTGCACTGAGCTTGTTTCACTGATAGAGAAAATTTACACTTTGTGTACTAACAAGATAAAGGGATCTTCTCTCCACAGCTCTGGCATTATTTGCCATTTTCTTCTGTAGTTTTAGTCTCCAGGTTCAAGTGATGTTTCACAGGATGGAGACAAAGCTAATAGCATAGCCTCACTGTTTTAATACCAACCTCACCACCTCACGCTTCAATTGAATATTTCCAGTGTGATAGAGTAAGGAGACAAAGGGCTAATAATACTAAAGGAAGGAACACAGGTATGAGGAGAAGGCTCCTTCCAGGATTCTGGCCCATCTTCTTCCATGCATGACataaacccaccaaaacaattaaaaatactaaaaataaaccaGGAGGGAAAATCAAATTTTTTCTATAGTTTTGTATCTTTAGAATCCTTGTGCTATTTGAAGTAGGGAGAAATTTGCTTTGGAAATATCtatgtatctttttttctttttctataatAACACAGACGTATTCCACGTGGttctgaaaactgaattttaagaacaataaatatttccattacAAAGATCAGAGACCCGGGGAGCTATGCACTAGAACTCTGATGTCAGCAGACATTGCACTGAAAGTGATCCGTAAAGTCCCATTTTCTTTCTGGGATAAAAGATAGAGCCTCTGTCAGGAGCACAGAAAAGAGACTGTGCTTTTTTCTACTCATACCAAAGAATTTTAACAGCACGCAGGTGCAGTGTGACAGCAGACATTCTGAAGATTAAAAGAACAGTCTCCTGAAAGCCACTCAAAGCAAAAGGAACACAGTAAAGTAGAGGAATGCATTCCGTatttttgaagagaaatatCAGAATGAATACTGCTAACAGATTCACTCCAGCTCATTACTGTCTCAGTGGCTGCCCATCACTCTCATTGGCTAGCATTCAGATGGCAGCTGTAATTTCATGAGATGAGCACAGCCAATAGGGTGAGACCAATTACATTAAAATCAAGGAATATATCCTTCTCAGTTAAACCAAGGCTAGAATTGGAATTCAtataaaagtaaacaaaaccaaagccttACATTCGCTCCTGCTTCAAGGAGGATTCTTGCACATCCTACATGGTCTCCCAGGCAGGCTTCATGGAGTGGAGTTACTTGGTCAATTGTTAACGTGTCTACATTGTACCCCTAAAATAGATGTGAATGGTTTTTAAAGATCATACAAAACCTATTAAGACTCATTTCCTCACTCTACTGTTCAAATGAATAGTTTACAATACTCTAAATAGGCTTAAAACTCAACTTGCAATAAATTAATCCTCAgtgagcatttatttttaatcagaaatagGCATAAAATATGCAGACTGTTTAAATGCACAGGGCAAAAGGCAACAGACCCAAGTCAGAACATAGCAAATTCCAAGTAgctatgtggaaaaaaaattaactggggGACAGTGAAACCCTGAAACAGATGAGAGAAAGGGTGGTGCATCTCCAATCTTGGTAATCTTTAAAACCCCACAAAGACCTGAGTCTAAACTCTTCTACGATTCTACCAGCCTGTGACTTAAGGTCTGAAATACCCAAAGCTATGAATTTtagcacagaaaacatttacTGGATTGATAAAATCACCAAGCCCTCTAAATTTTTTGCAGTAGATGTTGTTTGATTCTCAAGAACTAACAATTGTATCTACTTGTTTTCATCGAATGTATTCTGTAG
This region includes:
- the ASB5 gene encoding ankyrin repeat and SOCS box protein 5 isoform X4, which codes for MSRIYNCNWLEVPWGDGDLGSWADRSPLHEAASQGRLLSLKTLLSQGYNVDTLTIDQVTPLHEACLGDHVGCARILLEAGANVNATTIDGVTPLFNACSRGSAACAELLLQYGAKAQWESCLPSPTHEAASRGHSECLEVLISWGIDVDQDLPHLGTPLYVACVSQQIHCIRKLLYAGANVQKGKHLQTPLHAAAQHSSTEIVNLLLEFGADINAKNSDFERPVDLAAPSSLVERLLLFHEATPSSLCQLCRLCIRNYIGRARLHLVPQLQLPTILKNFLQYR
- the ASB5 gene encoding ankyrin repeat and SOCS box protein 5 isoform X1; translated protein: MTVIEESRPFAQQLSNVYFTILSLFCFKLFVKISLAILSHFYIVKGNRKEAARIAAEFYGVPQGQGSWADRSPLHEAASQGRLLSLKTLLSQGYNVDTLTIDQVTPLHEACLGDHVGCARILLEAGANVNATTIDGVTPLFNACSRGSAACAELLLQYGAKAQWESCLPSPTHEAASRGHSECLEVLISWGIDVDQDLPHLGTPLYVACVSQQIHCIRKLLYAGANVQKGKHLQTPLHAAAQHSSTEIVNLLLEFGADINAKNSDFERPVDLAAPSSLVERLLLFHEATPSSLCQLCRLCIRNYIGRARLHLVPQLQLPTILKNFLQYR
- the ASB5 gene encoding ankyrin repeat and SOCS box protein 5 isoform X3, with the translated sequence MRLKEMSRIYNCNWLEVPWGDGDLGSWADRSPLHEAASQGRLLSLKTLLSQGYNVDTLTIDQVTPLHEACLGDHVGCARILLEAGANVNATTIDGVTPLFNACSRGSAACAELLLQYGAKAQWESCLPSPTHEAASRGHSECLEVLISWGIDVDQDLPHLGTPLYVACVSQQIHCIRKLLYAGANVQKGKHLQTPLHAAAQHSSTEIVNLLLEFGADINAKNSDFERPVDLAAPSSLVERLLLFHEATPSSLCQLCRLCIRNYIGRARLHLVPQLQLPTILKNFLQYR
- the ASB5 gene encoding ankyrin repeat and SOCS box protein 5 isoform X2 encodes the protein MATNTAVQRSQNLPKRRLESVGECPAKRKASWGILTSQGSWADRSPLHEAASQGRLLSLKTLLSQGYNVDTLTIDQVTPLHEACLGDHVGCARILLEAGANVNATTIDGVTPLFNACSRGSAACAELLLQYGAKAQWESCLPSPTHEAASRGHSECLEVLISWGIDVDQDLPHLGTPLYVACVSQQIHCIRKLLYAGANVQKGKHLQTPLHAAAQHSSTEIVNLLLEFGADINAKNSDFERPVDLAAPSSLVERLLLFHEATPSSLCQLCRLCIRNYIGRARLHLVPQLQLPTILKNFLQYR